The genomic window ATTTATTTCTAATTTATTTTCTATTTTTTTAAAAGGAGAGTTTAAGATGGGATTTTGTAATTCTTGTGGCAGACCAATTGTTAAAAAAGATTATGGGACTAATAAGGATGGAAGTCCCAATGATGAGTATTGTATTGATTGTTTTCAAAATGGTGAATTTACAGAACCTAATATAACCTTAAATGAAATGATTATTAGAAAAACTAAAGAAATGATGGAAAAAAATCCTAGATTGCCTGAAACCCAAGCAACTGGAATTACTGCTAGGTTTATACCAGGTTTAAAAAGATGGAATCCTGAATATAGTTATGAAGATGATTTTGAATTTTAATTTCCACTATTTAAAATAAATTCTTTTACTCTATTAGCTATATATTCATCATGACTTTTATTTGATTTTAAACGGTATAGTTCTTCTTCTAAATTGTTATATTTATCAACCAAATCATTATATTCTAAACGAAGTGAATCATAATCTTTTTCTAAATCTTCATTTATTTCAAAAATTTCTGCATAGCTAGTTTTAGTATTAAGATTTTCTTGTTTTAATTGATCATATTTACTGCTAATATTAGTATAACTTTCTTTAATATTGTTTTGTTCATCAATTAAACTAGAATACTCGTTTTTAAGAGATTTATTTTCCTCTTTCATATCACAGTATTTCTTTTTAAGATGGTCATGTTCAGTTTTGATGTTACTCTGTTTATTCTTAAGATTCTCATTTTCTTCTTTAATACTTGAATACTTAGTTTTTAGATTTTCTACTTCTGTTTTAATATTGATAAATTTGTGTTTAAGGTTTTCATTTTCTTCTATTAATTTAGAGTGTTTATTTTTAATAGTATCATTTTCTTTTTTCAAATTTTCAATATTGTTTTTGTTCATATCATCTATTTCTTGTTTAAGTCGTTTTATTTCCTTTTCATATTCAGAAGCGGATGGTTTATTAGAATTTTCAAGTTGTTTTTCCAATTCTTTCACCTTCTCAAGAGTTAAATAATTAGCTATTTTAAGCGATTCATTTGTTTCGTGTATTTGGTTAAAATCTTCAATTTCGGAGTGGGGAATAATTAAAACTTCTTCTTTATTTTCATAAATGTCCTCTGTTTTTGGTACTGTAATTTGAATTTGTTCTGTTGTGTATTTTCTTTTTTCACCATTTTTAAGAGTTCTATTGTATTCTCTTGAATACTTTTTTACAATACCTTTTCCTACCTTCATGAATTTTTCTCCGGGATAAAATAATAATTAAATTATATATTTCAAATATTATAAATATTTATGTAAACTAAAAAATATAAATTAATCTATTAAAGGGGTTTAAATGAAAATTTTTGGTATTTGTGCTAGTCCAAGGAATAATACTACTGAATATGTTTTAAAAAAAGCTTTAGATAGTCTGGAATCAAATGGATTTGAAACAAACATATTTACCTGTCATGCTAAGGATATTAAACCCTGTATGCATTGTGATTATTGTATTGAAAATAAAAAATGCATAATTGATGATGATATGGGGGAAGTTTATAAAAATCTTCAATTAGCTGATGGTATAATTTTAGCAACGCCTATTCAAAGTGGAGGGATAAGTAGTAATTTATCTGCTATAATGGATAGAACTAGGGCATTAGAAGCTATTGATTTTAATTTACTTAGGGGGAAAATTGGTATGAGCATTGTTGTTGGTGGCGATAGGACTGGAGGACAAGATTTTGCTCATTTAAAAAATATTACTTATTTTATGATACATGGCATAATTCCAGTTAGTGGTGGACCATTTGGTTCTAATTTAGGTGCTTCATTCTGGTCTAATGATTCATTAGACGATATTAAGAAAGATATTTATGGTATGGACTCTTTAAAAAGGACATTATTTGAATTCCAAAATTTCTTAAATAAATATATTTAAATATTAAAATCAAGTTAATTATTAACTAGCATTTTTTAAAAAGGTTTAATCATGGCGAATAAGTTAATTAGGGGTAGTTTAATAATTTTTATAGGTAATGTGATATTCCGTATAGGTGGATATATCTACCGTTTTTTAATGGCTATTCTTTTAGGTCCTACAATGTATGGAATTTTAGGTATTACCTTGCCTTTTCAAGGTATATTTCAAACCCTTTCAGCAGGAGGTCTTCCTCCTGCAATAGCTAAATATGTAGCTGAATATGAGGCTGTGGATGATCATAACATGGCTAGGCAGACTATTTACACGGCTTTAAAAATAATGGTGTTTTTAGGGTTGTTTTTTGGGGTTATCATGATTTTTGTTGTAGCTCCATGGTTGGCTTATAATTATTTAGAAAAACCAATAGCCATGGTCCCTTTACAGATAGTTGGAATTATTACTCCATTTAGTGTTATTGTTGGTGCTTTTAGAGGAGCATTTCAAGGATTATATAAAATGGAGTATATTGTTTATACTCGTGCCGTAGAACAATTAGGAATGATTTTATTTGCAACTGCATTTGTTTTAATTGGTCTTTCTACTGTTGGAGCATTATGGGGTACAGTTTTGGGTTATTCTCTTTCTGTCATAGCTGCACTTTATATATTTAAAGTATATTTACCTAAATACATGCCGAAATATAGTTCGGACTTTGTTTTTACAAGAAAAGAAGAAATATCTCTTGCTTCAAAGTTAGTTAAATTTTCTATACCTGTTATTATTACAGCTATTGCTGAAATGTTGATTTATAATATTTGTACTATTATTATGGGTAAATTCTTAACACTTGATGATATAGGATTTTTTGCAGCTGCCGATCCTATTTCTAGATTGCCT from Methanobrevibacter oralis includes these protein-coding regions:
- a CDS encoding zinc ribbon domain-containing protein is translated as MGFCNSCGRPIVKKDYGTNKDGSPNDEYCIDCFQNGEFTEPNITLNEMIIRKTKEMMEKNPRLPETQATGITARFIPGLKRWNPEYSYEDDFEF
- a CDS encoding coiled-coil domain-containing protein, whose product is MKVGKGIVKKYSREYNRTLKNGEKRKYTTEQIQITVPKTEDIYENKEEVLIIPHSEIEDFNQIHETNESLKIANYLTLEKVKELEKQLENSNKPSASEYEKEIKRLKQEIDDMNKNNIENLKKENDTIKNKHSKLIEENENLKHKFINIKTEVENLKTKYSSIKEENENLKNKQSNIKTEHDHLKKKYCDMKEENKSLKNEYSSLIDEQNNIKESYTNISSKYDQLKQENLNTKTSYAEIFEINEDLEKDYDSLRLEYNDLVDKYNNLEEELYRLKSNKSHDEYIANRVKEFILNSGN
- a CDS encoding flavodoxin family protein encodes the protein MKIFGICASPRNNTTEYVLKKALDSLESNGFETNIFTCHAKDIKPCMHCDYCIENKKCIIDDDMGEVYKNLQLADGIILATPIQSGGISSNLSAIMDRTRALEAIDFNLLRGKIGMSIVVGGDRTGGQDFAHLKNITYFMIHGIIPVSGGPFGSNLGASFWSNDSLDDIKKDIYGMDSLKRTLFEFQNFLNKYI
- a CDS encoding flippase encodes the protein MANKLIRGSLIIFIGNVIFRIGGYIYRFLMAILLGPTMYGILGITLPFQGIFQTLSAGGLPPAIAKYVAEYEAVDDHNMARQTIYTALKIMVFLGLFFGVIMIFVVAPWLAYNYLEKPIAMVPLQIVGIITPFSVIVGAFRGAFQGLYKMEYIVYTRAVEQLGMILFATAFVLIGLSTVGALWGTVLGYSLSVIAALYIFKVYLPKYMPKYSSDFVFTRKEEISLASKLVKFSIPVIITAIAEMLIYNICTIIMGKFLTLDDIGFFAAADPISRLPLIISISIATTILPASSEAFKLKNTSSLQKYVSQAYKFSLLFVVPMCVGLALFAEPTLRVLYFKNTAYVAGAMALAILSIGMTFYSIFSISTSIIQGIGNPRIPMYILVCGSIVTAILNWIMVPSWGIAGGAAATSIACFLMMIPCVCFVFRLTKTKAPTKAVFKIILSSVIMAMFAYFIPKTTMFLFPGIFLCIIVYFFALILVKYFTKDDIEGLRVLSSKFGPLSKIINKILNFVEKLEFR